A single region of the Ursus arctos isolate Adak ecotype North America unplaced genomic scaffold, UrsArc2.0 scaffold_10, whole genome shotgun sequence genome encodes:
- the OBI1 gene encoding ORC ubiquitin ligase 1 isoform X1: MAQTVQNVTLSLTLPITCHICLGKVRQPVICINNHVFCSICIDLWLKNNSQCPACRVPITPENPCKEIIGGTSESEPMLSHTVRKHLRKTRLELLHKEYEDEIDCLQKEVEDLKSKNLSLESQIKTILDPLTLMQGNQNEDKHPVADNPSKIDPETVAEWKKKLRTANEIYEKVKDDVDKLKEANKKLKLENGGLVRENLRLKAEVDNRSPQKFGRFTVAALQSKVEQHERETNRLKKALERSDKYIEELESQIAQLKNSSEEKEAMNSICQRALSADGKGSIGNEEDMASKNQGDGARKQLGSSTSSSHLAKPSSSSARQESTSKTEPNCSKNKDLYQKQVEIMLDVTDTSMDTYLEREWGNKPSDCIPYKDEELYDLPAPCTPLSLSCLQLSTPENRESSVVKAVGSKKHSNHLRKLVFDDFCDSPNVCNKDSSEDDRSENEKKSECFTSSKTGFWDCCSTSYAQNLDFESPEGNTIANSVGEITLKLSEKSGSCLSKRLNSIRSFEMNRTRTSSEASMDAAYLDKISELDSMMSESDNSKSPCNNGFKSVDLDGLSKSSQGSEFLEEPDKLEERTKPNLSKGSLTTDQLENGNDWKPTSFFLLSPSDQEMNEDFSLHTSSNPGTNEIKPPSCLFQTEFSQGVLLSSSHRLFEDQRFGSSLFKVTSEMHGLHNHLQSPWSTSFVPEKRNKNMNQSTKRKIQSSLSNASPSKATKS, translated from the exons ATGGCTCAGACCGTGCAGAACGTTACATTGTCGCTCACTCTGCCCATCACGTGCCACATTTGCTTGGGGAAG gtACGTCAGCCTGTCATATGCATCAACAACCATGTATTTTGTTCAATTTGTATCGATTTGTGGTTGAAGAATAATAGCCAGTGTCCAGCTTGCAGAGTCCCCATCACGCCTGAAAATCCTTGCAAAGAGATTATTG gagGAACAAGTGAAAGTGAACCTATGCTAAGCCATACAGTCAGGAAGCACCTTCGGAAAACTAGACTTGAGTTACTCCACAAAGAGTATGAG GATGAAATAGATTGTCTGCAGAAAGAAGTAGAAGatcttaaaagtaaaaatctcagcTTGGAGTCACAAATCAAGACTATTCTGGATCCTTTAACCTTGATGCAAGGCAACCAAAATGAAGACAAACATCCAGTTGCAGATAATCCAAGTAAAATTGACCCAGAAACTGTAGCAGAGTGGAAGAAAAAACTTAGAACAGCTAATGAAATCTATGAAAAAGTAAAAGATGATGTGGATAAGTTAAAGGAA gcaaataaaaaattgaaattggaAAATGGTGGCCTGGTGAGGGAGAATTTACGACTGAAGGCTGAAGTTGATAACAGATCACCCCAGAA GTTTGGAAGGTTTACAGTAGCTGCTCTTCAGTCCAAAGTAGAACAGCATGAACGTGAAACCAATCGTCTCAAGAAAGCTCTGGAACGAAGTGATAAGTATATAGAAGAACTAGAATCTCAAATTGCACAGCTAAAAAATTCAAGTGAAGAGAAGGAAGCTATGAATTCCATTTGCCAGAGAGCACTTTCTGCAGATGGCAAGGGGAGCATAGGCAACGAGGAGGATATGGCATCAAAGAATCAAGGTGATGGTGCCAGAAAGCAGCTTGGCTCATCCACCTCAAGTTCTCACCTGGCAAAACCTTCTAGCAGTTCTGCCAGGCAGGAAAGCACCAGCAAAACAGAACCAAATTGTTCTAAGAACAAAGACCTATATCAAAAACAGGTGGAAATAATGTTAGATGTGACAGATACAAGTATGGATACTTATTTGGAAAGAGAATGGGGTAATAAGCCAAGTGATTGTATACCCTACAAAGATGAAGAACTTTATGATCTTCCAGCTCCTTGTACTCCTTTGTCCCTtagttgccttcagctcagtacTCCAGAAAATAGAGAGAGCTCTGTAGTCAAAGCAGTGGGTTCCAAAAAGCACTCAAACCATCTCAGAAAATTGGTGTTTGATGATTTTTGTGATTCTCcaaatgtttgtaataaagattCATCAGAAGATGATAggagtgaaaatgaaaagaaatcagaatgttTTACTTCCTCAAAGACAGGGTTTTGGGACTGTTGTTCCACAAGCTATGCCCAAAACTTGGATTTTGAAAGCCCAGAGGGGAACACAATAGCAAATTCTGTTGGAGAAATTACTCTAAAATTAAGTGAGAAATCAGGCTCATGCTTATCTAAGAGGTTGAATTCTATTCGTTCTTTTGAAATGAATCGGACAAGAACATCCAGTGAAGCATCCATGGACGCAGCTTACCTTGACAAAATCTCTGAGCTGGATTCAATGATGTCGGAATCAGACAACAGCAAGAGCCCCTGTAATAATGGTTTTAAGTCAGTGGATTTGGATGGGTTATCAAAGTCATCTCAAGGCAGTGAATTTCTGGAGGAACCAGATAAGTTGGAAGAAAGAACTAAGCCAAACCTTTCCAAAGGTTCTCTAACTACTGATCAGttagaaaatggaaatgattggAAACccacttccttttttctcctctctccatctGACCAAGAAATGAATGAAGATTTTTCTCTCCATACCAGTTCTAACCCAGGTACTAATGAAATCAAACCTCCAAGCTGTCTGTTTCAGACTGAGTTTTCCCAGGGTGTTTTGTTAAGCAGTTCACACCGGCTATTTGAAGATCAGAGGTTTGGGTCATCTTTATTTAAGGTGACCTCAGAGATGCATGGTCTTCATAACCACCTTCAGTCTCCTTGGTCTACTTCCTTTGTGCCtgagaagaggaataaaaatatgaatcaaTCAacgaaaagaaaaatccagagcaGTCTTTCCAATGCAAGCCCATCAAAAGCAACTAAAAGTTGA
- the OBI1 gene encoding ORC ubiquitin ligase 1 isoform X2, protein MLSHTVRKHLRKTRLELLHKEYEDEIDCLQKEVEDLKSKNLSLESQIKTILDPLTLMQGNQNEDKHPVADNPSKIDPETVAEWKKKLRTANEIYEKVKDDVDKLKEANKKLKLENGGLVRENLRLKAEVDNRSPQKFGRFTVAALQSKVEQHERETNRLKKALERSDKYIEELESQIAQLKNSSEEKEAMNSICQRALSADGKGSIGNEEDMASKNQGDGARKQLGSSTSSSHLAKPSSSSARQESTSKTEPNCSKNKDLYQKQVEIMLDVTDTSMDTYLEREWGNKPSDCIPYKDEELYDLPAPCTPLSLSCLQLSTPENRESSVVKAVGSKKHSNHLRKLVFDDFCDSPNVCNKDSSEDDRSENEKKSECFTSSKTGFWDCCSTSYAQNLDFESPEGNTIANSVGEITLKLSEKSGSCLSKRLNSIRSFEMNRTRTSSEASMDAAYLDKISELDSMMSESDNSKSPCNNGFKSVDLDGLSKSSQGSEFLEEPDKLEERTKPNLSKGSLTTDQLENGNDWKPTSFFLLSPSDQEMNEDFSLHTSSNPGTNEIKPPSCLFQTEFSQGVLLSSSHRLFEDQRFGSSLFKVTSEMHGLHNHLQSPWSTSFVPEKRNKNMNQSTKRKIQSSLSNASPSKATKS, encoded by the exons ATGCTAAGCCATACAGTCAGGAAGCACCTTCGGAAAACTAGACTTGAGTTACTCCACAAAGAGTATGAG GATGAAATAGATTGTCTGCAGAAAGAAGTAGAAGatcttaaaagtaaaaatctcagcTTGGAGTCACAAATCAAGACTATTCTGGATCCTTTAACCTTGATGCAAGGCAACCAAAATGAAGACAAACATCCAGTTGCAGATAATCCAAGTAAAATTGACCCAGAAACTGTAGCAGAGTGGAAGAAAAAACTTAGAACAGCTAATGAAATCTATGAAAAAGTAAAAGATGATGTGGATAAGTTAAAGGAA gcaaataaaaaattgaaattggaAAATGGTGGCCTGGTGAGGGAGAATTTACGACTGAAGGCTGAAGTTGATAACAGATCACCCCAGAA GTTTGGAAGGTTTACAGTAGCTGCTCTTCAGTCCAAAGTAGAACAGCATGAACGTGAAACCAATCGTCTCAAGAAAGCTCTGGAACGAAGTGATAAGTATATAGAAGAACTAGAATCTCAAATTGCACAGCTAAAAAATTCAAGTGAAGAGAAGGAAGCTATGAATTCCATTTGCCAGAGAGCACTTTCTGCAGATGGCAAGGGGAGCATAGGCAACGAGGAGGATATGGCATCAAAGAATCAAGGTGATGGTGCCAGAAAGCAGCTTGGCTCATCCACCTCAAGTTCTCACCTGGCAAAACCTTCTAGCAGTTCTGCCAGGCAGGAAAGCACCAGCAAAACAGAACCAAATTGTTCTAAGAACAAAGACCTATATCAAAAACAGGTGGAAATAATGTTAGATGTGACAGATACAAGTATGGATACTTATTTGGAAAGAGAATGGGGTAATAAGCCAAGTGATTGTATACCCTACAAAGATGAAGAACTTTATGATCTTCCAGCTCCTTGTACTCCTTTGTCCCTtagttgccttcagctcagtacTCCAGAAAATAGAGAGAGCTCTGTAGTCAAAGCAGTGGGTTCCAAAAAGCACTCAAACCATCTCAGAAAATTGGTGTTTGATGATTTTTGTGATTCTCcaaatgtttgtaataaagattCATCAGAAGATGATAggagtgaaaatgaaaagaaatcagaatgttTTACTTCCTCAAAGACAGGGTTTTGGGACTGTTGTTCCACAAGCTATGCCCAAAACTTGGATTTTGAAAGCCCAGAGGGGAACACAATAGCAAATTCTGTTGGAGAAATTACTCTAAAATTAAGTGAGAAATCAGGCTCATGCTTATCTAAGAGGTTGAATTCTATTCGTTCTTTTGAAATGAATCGGACAAGAACATCCAGTGAAGCATCCATGGACGCAGCTTACCTTGACAAAATCTCTGAGCTGGATTCAATGATGTCGGAATCAGACAACAGCAAGAGCCCCTGTAATAATGGTTTTAAGTCAGTGGATTTGGATGGGTTATCAAAGTCATCTCAAGGCAGTGAATTTCTGGAGGAACCAGATAAGTTGGAAGAAAGAACTAAGCCAAACCTTTCCAAAGGTTCTCTAACTACTGATCAGttagaaaatggaaatgattggAAACccacttccttttttctcctctctccatctGACCAAGAAATGAATGAAGATTTTTCTCTCCATACCAGTTCTAACCCAGGTACTAATGAAATCAAACCTCCAAGCTGTCTGTTTCAGACTGAGTTTTCCCAGGGTGTTTTGTTAAGCAGTTCACACCGGCTATTTGAAGATCAGAGGTTTGGGTCATCTTTATTTAAGGTGACCTCAGAGATGCATGGTCTTCATAACCACCTTCAGTCTCCTTGGTCTACTTCCTTTGTGCCtgagaagaggaataaaaatatgaatcaaTCAacgaaaagaaaaatccagagcaGTCTTTCCAATGCAAGCCCATCAAAAGCAACTAAAAGTTGA